A window of the Odocoileus virginianus isolate 20LAN1187 ecotype Illinois chromosome 20, Ovbor_1.2, whole genome shotgun sequence genome harbors these coding sequences:
- the ZNF276 gene encoding zinc finger protein 276 isoform X1 — translation MKRDRLGRFLSPAASRQRGSSGRGSCGGGRARGRPARSGPDVAEAAAVVAARLGWGPARPCGDAGEDGADEAGTARALAMGHCRLCHGKFSSRSLRSISGRAPGESSERPPPGDRVFIRDFQHLLGVAVHQDPALSQFVCKNCHAQFYQCHGLLTSFLQRVNVLPTGRRKPCTKVGVQPRMGPEEGACVVDLIASNPQGLRGLVGWVHRHAAGCGALPSLQRTLSSEYCGVIRAVWGCDQGHDYTMNADSSCGALLLDSALGVKWTWDKDSAPRLPQHRGFSPTGAAPQSSQSRAAAAGAETETLPSMDTNRLPSDGDPVGPGPGPPSQPSLPQGGTSGQLGEKQVPSPTSDDRVKDEFSDLSEGDFLSEDENDKKQNTQSSDESFEPYPGKKVSGRKGESKEAKKSEEPKIRKKPGPKPGWKGKPRCEREELPTIYKCPHQGCTAVYRGADGMKKHVKEHHEEVRERPCPHPGCNKVFMIDRYLQRHVKLIHTEVRNYICDECGQTFKQRKHLLVHQMRHSGAKPLQCEVCGFQCRQRASLKYHMTKHKAETELDFACDQCGRRFEKAHNLNVHMSMVHPLTQTPDQAPEAPPRPAAGQVVKAEPT, via the exons ATGAAGCGGGACCGGCTCGGGCGCTTCCTGTCGCCCGCGGCGTCCCGGCAGCGCGGGAGCTCGGGCCGCGGCAGTTGTGGCGGAGGCCGGGCCCGGGGCCGCCCCGCCCGCAGCGGGCCCGACGTGGCCGAGGCGGCGGCCGTGGTGGCGGCGCGGCTGGGCTGGGGCCCGGCGCGGCCCTGCGGGGACGCGGGCGAGGACGGCGCAGACGAGGCAG GAACTGCCCGGGCCCTGGCCATGGGGCACTGTCGCCTTTGTCATGGGAAGTTCTCCTCCCGGAGTCTCCGCAGCATCTCCGGCAGGGCGCCTGGGGAGAGCTCAGAAAGGCCACCCCCTGGGGACCGTGTTTTCATCCGAGATTTTCAGCACCTCCTGGGCGTGGCTGTCCACCAGGACCCAGCTCTGTCCCAGTTTGTCTGCAAGAACTGCCATGCCCAGTTCTACCAGTGCCACGGCCTCCTCACATCTTTCCTGCAGCGAGTCAATGTTCTCCCGACAGGCCGCCGGAAGCCTTGCACAAA GGTCGGTGTCCAGCCACGGATGGGGCCGGAGGAGGGAGCGTGTGTGG TGGACCTGATTGCTTCGAACCCCCAGGGCCTGCGTGGCTTGGTGGGGTGGGTGCACAGACACGCGGCCGGCTGTGGGGCCCTACCTAGCCTCCAGAGGACGCTGTCCTCCGAGTACTGTGGTGTCATCCGGGCCGTGTGGGGCTGCGACCAGGGCCATGACTACACCATGAACGCCGACTCCAGCTGCGGGGCCCTCTTGCTGGACAGCGCTTTGGGTGTCAAGTGGACGTGGGACAAGGATTCAGCCCCACGACTCCCCCAGCATCGGGGGTTCAGCCCCACCGGGGCTGCCCCTCAGAGCTCCCAAAGCAGAGCAGCTGCGGCTGGGGCTGAGACCGAGACACTCCCCAGCATGGACACAAACCGGCTTCCTTCAGATGGTGACCCAGTGGGACCGGGGCCGGGACCCCCGTCTCAGCCAAGCCTCCCCCAAGGTGGGACCTCAG GGCAATTGGGTGAGAAGCAGGTTCCATCTCCAACCTCGGATGATCGGGTAAAAGACGAGTTCAGTGACCTTTCTGAGGG AGATTTCCTGAGTGAAGATGAAAATGACAAGAAGCAGAACACCCAGTCCTCGGATGAGTCCTTTGAGCCGTACCCAGGAAAGAA GGTGTCTGGTAGGAAAGGTGAAAGCAAAGAAGCCAAGAAGTCAGAAGAACCAAAAATCCGAAAGAAACCTGGACCCAAGCCGGGCTGGAAGGGCAAGCCGCGGTGTGAGAG GGAGGAACTACCCACCATCTACAAGTGTCCGCACCAGGGCTGCACGGCCGTGTACCGCGGGGCCGACGGCATGAAG AAGCATGTCAAGGAGCACCACGAGGAGGTCCGGGAGAGGCCCTGCCCACACCCCGGCTGCAACAAGGTGTTCATGATCGACCGCTACCTGCAGCGCCACGTCAAGCTCATCCACACAG AGGTGCGGAACTACATCTGCGATGAGTGTGGACAGACCTTCAAGCAGCGGAAGCACCTCCTGGTCCATCAGATGCGCCACTCTGGAGCTAAGCCTCTGCA GTGTGAGGTCTGCGGGTTCCAGTGCCGGCAGCGGGCATCCCTGAAGTACCACATGACCAAGCACAAGGCTGAGACGGAGCTGGACTTTGCCTGTGACCAGTGTGGCCGGCGGTTTGAGAAGGCACACAACCTCAACGTGCACATGTCCATGGTGCATCCGCTGACGCAGACCCCAGACCAGGCCCCGGAGGCCCCACCCAGGCCCGCAGCAGGGCAGGTGGTGAAGGCTGAGCCCACCTGA
- the ZNF276 gene encoding zinc finger protein 276 isoform X2 gives MGHCRLCHGKFSSRSLRSISGRAPGESSERPPPGDRVFIRDFQHLLGVAVHQDPALSQFVCKNCHAQFYQCHGLLTSFLQRVNVLPTGRRKPCTKVGVQPRMGPEEGACVVDLIASNPQGLRGLVGWVHRHAAGCGALPSLQRTLSSEYCGVIRAVWGCDQGHDYTMNADSSCGALLLDSALGVKWTWDKDSAPRLPQHRGFSPTGAAPQSSQSRAAAAGAETETLPSMDTNRLPSDGDPVGPGPGPPSQPSLPQGGTSGQLGEKQVPSPTSDDRVKDEFSDLSEGDFLSEDENDKKQNTQSSDESFEPYPGKKVSGRKGESKEAKKSEEPKIRKKPGPKPGWKGKPRCEREELPTIYKCPHQGCTAVYRGADGMKKHVKEHHEEVRERPCPHPGCNKVFMIDRYLQRHVKLIHTEVRNYICDECGQTFKQRKHLLVHQMRHSGAKPLQCEVCGFQCRQRASLKYHMTKHKAETELDFACDQCGRRFEKAHNLNVHMSMVHPLTQTPDQAPEAPPRPAAGQVVKAEPT, from the exons ATGGGGCACTGTCGCCTTTGTCATGGGAAGTTCTCCTCCCGGAGTCTCCGCAGCATCTCCGGCAGGGCGCCTGGGGAGAGCTCAGAAAGGCCACCCCCTGGGGACCGTGTTTTCATCCGAGATTTTCAGCACCTCCTGGGCGTGGCTGTCCACCAGGACCCAGCTCTGTCCCAGTTTGTCTGCAAGAACTGCCATGCCCAGTTCTACCAGTGCCACGGCCTCCTCACATCTTTCCTGCAGCGAGTCAATGTTCTCCCGACAGGCCGCCGGAAGCCTTGCACAAA GGTCGGTGTCCAGCCACGGATGGGGCCGGAGGAGGGAGCGTGTGTGG TGGACCTGATTGCTTCGAACCCCCAGGGCCTGCGTGGCTTGGTGGGGTGGGTGCACAGACACGCGGCCGGCTGTGGGGCCCTACCTAGCCTCCAGAGGACGCTGTCCTCCGAGTACTGTGGTGTCATCCGGGCCGTGTGGGGCTGCGACCAGGGCCATGACTACACCATGAACGCCGACTCCAGCTGCGGGGCCCTCTTGCTGGACAGCGCTTTGGGTGTCAAGTGGACGTGGGACAAGGATTCAGCCCCACGACTCCCCCAGCATCGGGGGTTCAGCCCCACCGGGGCTGCCCCTCAGAGCTCCCAAAGCAGAGCAGCTGCGGCTGGGGCTGAGACCGAGACACTCCCCAGCATGGACACAAACCGGCTTCCTTCAGATGGTGACCCAGTGGGACCGGGGCCGGGACCCCCGTCTCAGCCAAGCCTCCCCCAAGGTGGGACCTCAG GGCAATTGGGTGAGAAGCAGGTTCCATCTCCAACCTCGGATGATCGGGTAAAAGACGAGTTCAGTGACCTTTCTGAGGG AGATTTCCTGAGTGAAGATGAAAATGACAAGAAGCAGAACACCCAGTCCTCGGATGAGTCCTTTGAGCCGTACCCAGGAAAGAA GGTGTCTGGTAGGAAAGGTGAAAGCAAAGAAGCCAAGAAGTCAGAAGAACCAAAAATCCGAAAGAAACCTGGACCCAAGCCGGGCTGGAAGGGCAAGCCGCGGTGTGAGAG GGAGGAACTACCCACCATCTACAAGTGTCCGCACCAGGGCTGCACGGCCGTGTACCGCGGGGCCGACGGCATGAAG AAGCATGTCAAGGAGCACCACGAGGAGGTCCGGGAGAGGCCCTGCCCACACCCCGGCTGCAACAAGGTGTTCATGATCGACCGCTACCTGCAGCGCCACGTCAAGCTCATCCACACAG AGGTGCGGAACTACATCTGCGATGAGTGTGGACAGACCTTCAAGCAGCGGAAGCACCTCCTGGTCCATCAGATGCGCCACTCTGGAGCTAAGCCTCTGCA GTGTGAGGTCTGCGGGTTCCAGTGCCGGCAGCGGGCATCCCTGAAGTACCACATGACCAAGCACAAGGCTGAGACGGAGCTGGACTTTGCCTGTGACCAGTGTGGCCGGCGGTTTGAGAAGGCACACAACCTCAACGTGCACATGTCCATGGTGCATCCGCTGACGCAGACCCCAGACCAGGCCCCGGAGGCCCCACCCAGGCCCGCAGCAGGGCAGGTGGTGAAGGCTGAGCCCACCTGA